One region of Eulemur rufifrons isolate Redbay chromosome 1, OSU_ERuf_1, whole genome shotgun sequence genomic DNA includes:
- the ANKAR gene encoding ankyrin and armadillo repeat-containing protein, with protein sequence MLRLPKKGLTKFDQIQDEETYLENLSVQRNASAFFEKFDRSEVQELLTTALVSWLSTKEDVHSQLDIPCGIMSQMNNVGFSTAILLTPVDPTALLDCREVHQIIRELAIGIYCLDQIPSISLEANYDQSSSCQLPPAYYDTRIGQILINVDYMLKALWHGIYMPREKRARFSELWRTIMDIDPDGKPQTSKDIFAEFSSAGLIDITKDPDFNGIYDEDMNEDPTYDPNSPEEKEVFMKYAANIMLKLTFSTTQIQQYENVFIFETAYWLTNAIKCNQDYLDICTYQRLQQRLYLQKKIIQKHFEKKNEIRRGIGYLKLICFLIPFLLSLKKKMKVPYLSSLLPPFSDDKVKTERELPPFIYGRDFKCQHFHYRENKYFHVHGGIEFDISTSPIENALEDFKKNLEKIQDCAANTLVEDSGYKEYYSIPVMEINGKSYYVINFELEIFYQQLYKTQWWGAINEIMNNLRIKRLPLTDAQLHEQFKKKFGFKKSMKCKSIPFGMKSAVERGLTAVFHTFSRKTSSSTINVSDEAGYTIFHHAALHNRVSIICQLCKANFNVNQRRFIMFNQGPTPLHLAAQACSLETTICLLCFKADYTLSEKRGWMPIHFAAFYDNVCIIIALCRKDPSLLEAEATAENQCTPLLLAATSGALDTIQYLFSLGANWRKTDNKGNNIIHLSVLTFHTEVLKYIIELNIPELPVWKTLVEMLQCESYKRRMMAVMSLEVICLAKDQYWKYILDAGTIPALINLLKSSKIKLQCKTVGLLSNISTHTSVVHALVEAGGIPALINLLAHDEPELHSRCAVILYDIAQCENKDVIAKYNGIPSLINLLQLDIESVLVNVMNCIRVLCIRNENNQRAVRNHKGIQHLVRFLNSDSDVLKAVSSATIAEVGRDNKEIQNAIAMEGGIPPLVALFKGKQLNVQIKGAMAVESLASGNPLIQKAFLEKSLTKYLLKLLKAFQIEVKEQGAVALWALAGQTLKQQKYMAEQIGYNFIINMLLSPSAKMQYVGGEAVIALSKDSRMHQNQICEGNGIAPLVRLLRISKIADGTLLSVIRAVGSICIGVAHTNNPVSQQFIVEENALPVLIQLLRNHPSPNIKVEVAFSLACIVLRNDLFQKDLHENEGFEYADVLYLLHSTDKDICLRAGYALTLFAFNNRFQQYLILERGTMTISIFEPFLQSTIETEKAMAAFQIIVLAKVIIDVDHITLFARGVTILVDSLYSVQTSTIILTGNLIATLVQSRSGIPAAFTTLGTIQRLCYHLYSGTEEVRAACSCALGYLTYNANAFRILLKECRNKPNQFLRLTNNISRDASINPAFLKEFQMQQTVGLPSLSLEKNGGPSIIPVFKKGKEHRRKSKSKIQPRDSFTLIPPVTNFVGLFKTTKKTKVSQNIFSFSSAFTSDIINVSRPRIVCLNQLGNHAQKANPEPAEG encoded by the exons ATGTTAAGATTGCCCAAAAAAGGATTAACTAAATTTGATCAAATTCAAGATGAAGAGACCTACCTGGAAAATTTATCAGTTCAGAGAAATGCTTctgcattttttgaaaaatttgatcGGAGTGAAGTACAAGAGTTACTAACTACTGCACTGGTTAGCTGGTTGTCTACCAAAGAGGATGTTCACTCTCAACTGGACATCCCGTGTGGAATTATGAGTCAAATGAATAATGTAGGCTTCTCCACTGCAATCCTACTGACGCCTGTGGACCCTACTGCCCTCTTAGACTGTAGAGAAGTCCATCAGATCATAAGGGAGTTGGCTATTGGAATTTACTGCTTAGATCAAATCCCTTCAATCAGTTTGGAAGCTAATTATGATCAGAGTTCTTCTTGTCAATTACCTCCAGCTTATTATGATACCAGAATTGGACAAATTCTGATCAATGTTGACTATATGCTGAAAGCACTATGGCATGGCATATACATGCCCAGAGAAAAACGAGCTAGATTCTCAGAATTGTGGCGTACCATCATGGACATTGACCCAGATGGGAAACCTCAAACAAGTAAAGATATTTTTGCAGAGTTTAGTTCAGCAG GTTTGATTGATATTACAAAGGATCCAGACTTTAATGGAATTTACGATGAAGATATGAATGAAGATCCAACATATGATCCCAATAGCcctgaagaaaaagaagtatttatGAAATATGCTGCAAATATTATGTTAAAGTTGACATTCAGTACCACACAAATTCAACAGTatgaaaatgtgtttatatttgaAACAGCCTATTGGCTTACTAATGCTATAAAATGTAATCAGGATTATCTTGACATTTGTACCTACCAGAGACTGCAGCAAAGACTGTATCTTCAAAAAAAGATTATTCAAAAACactttgagaagaaaaatgaaataagaagagGAATAGGATACCTAAAGTTAATATGTTTTCTGATTCCATTTCTActgagtttaaaaaagaaaatgaaagttccATATTTAAGTAGTCTGCTTCCACCTTTTTCAG aTGACAAGGTCAAGACAGAGCGAGAATTGCCTCCATTTATTTATGGACGAGATTTTAAATGCCAGCATTTTCACTacagagagaataaatattttcatgttcatgGAGGAATTGAATTTGATATCAGCACCTCTCCAATTGAGAATGCTTTGGAAGATTTTAAG aaaaacttagaaaaaatacaAGATTGTGCTGCCAATACATTGGTAGAAGATTCGGGATACAAGGAATATTACTCAATACCAGTCATGGAGATTAATGGGAAAAG ctacTATGTGATCAATTTTGAACTTGAAATTTTCTATCAGCAACTATATAAGACACAGTGGTGGGGAgccataaatgaaataatgaacaaCCTGAGAATAAAAAGACTTCCACTAACAGATGCTCAATTACAtgaacaatttaagaaaaaatttggtTTCAAAAAATCTATGAAATGCAAG AGTATCCCATTTGGTATGAAGTCTGCAGTTGAAAGAGGGTTAACTGCTGTTTTCCATACATTTAGTCGTAAAACCTCAAGCTCGACAATCAATGTGTCGGATGAAGCAGGTTATACTATTTTCCATCATGCTGCTCTTCACAACAGAGTTTCTATCATATGTCAACTGTGCAAAGCTAACTTCAATGTCAACCAAAGACGCTTTATTATGTTCAACCAAG GTCCAACACCTCTACATTTGGCTGCACAGGCTTGCTCATTAGAAACAACTATCTGTCTACTCTGTTTCAAAGCTGACTACACGCTTTCTGAAAAAAGAGGCTGGATGCCAATTCACTTTGCAGCTTTCTATGACAACGTCTGCATCATTATTGCTCTCTGTAGGAAGGATCCCAGTTTGCTAGAAGCTGAGGCAACAGCTGA GAATCAGTGTACTCCACTGTTACTCGCTGCCACTTCAGGAGCACTGGACACTATTCAGTACCTGTTTTCTCTTGGTGCTAACTGgagaaaaacagataataaaggaaataatataatcCATTTATCAGTGTTAACCTTTCACACAGAGGTTCTCAAGTATATAATAGAGTTAAATATTCCTGAACTCCCAGTTTGGAAAACTTTGGTAG AAATGTTGCAGTGTGAAAGCTATAAACGAAGGATGATGGCTGTCATGTCCTTGGAAGTAATTTGCTTAGCAAAGGATCAATACTGGAAATACATTTTGGATGCAG GTACCATTCCTGCTTTAATCAATCTATTAAAAAgttccaaaataaaattacagtgcAAAACAGTTGGGCTATTGAGTAATATCTCAACCCACACAAGTGTAGTGCATGCTTTGGTAGAGGCCGGAGGCATTCCAGCTCTGATCAACCTACTGGCTCATGATGAACCTGAACTACACTCTCGCTGTGCTGTCATTTTATATGATATTGCTCAATGTGAAAACAAGGATGTTATTGCCAAATAT AATGGAATCCCAAGTCTGATAAATCTCTTGCAGTTAGACATAGAGAGTGTGCTAGTAAATGTAATGAACTGTATACGGGTATTAtgtataagaaatgaaaacaatcaaAGAGCAGTGAGAAACCACAAAGGCATCCAACATCTTGTCAGATTTCTGAATTCTGATTCAG ATGTGTTGAAAGCTGTGTCTTCTGCTACAATTGCTGAGGTTGGGCGTGACAATAAGGAAATTCAAAATGCTATAGCAATGGAAGGAGGGATTCCTCCTCTGGTGGCTCTTTTTAAAGGGAAACAACTTAATGTCCAAATTAAAGGTGCGATGGCTGTAGAATCACTGGCAAGTGGCAACCCTCTTATACAGAAAGCATTTCTGGAAAAATCATTAACCAAGTATCTTTTAAAACTCCTAAAG gcattTCAAATAGAAGTTAAAGAACAAGGAGCTGTAGCACTTTGGGCCTTGGCAGGGCAAACGCTGAAACAACAAAAGTACATGGCAGAACAGATTGGATAcaactttataataaatatgcttTTGTCACCATCAGCTAAAATGCAGTATGTTG GAGGTGAAGCTGTCATAGCTCTAAGTAAGGACAGCAGGATGCATCAAAATCAAATATGTGAAGGGAATGGAATTGCACCATTGGTTCGCTTACTAAGAATAAGTAAGATAGCTGACGGCACACTTCTCAGTGTTATCAGAGCAGTGGGATCCATTTGCATTG GTGTTGCTCATACAAACAATCCTGTTAGTCAACAATTCATTGTAGAGGAAAATGCCCTTCCAGTACTTATCCAACTACTAAGAAATCACCCTTCTCCTAACATTAAG GTTGAAGTGGCATTTTCTTTGGCATGCATTGTCCTACGGAATGATTTGTTTCAGAAAGACTTACACGAAAATGAAGGATTTGAGTATGCTGATGTTCTTTATCTTCTTCACTCAACAGATAAG GATATTTGCTTAAGAGCAGGCTATGCATTAACCCTTTTTGCCTTCAATAATCGCTTTCAACAATATTTAATATTGGAAAGGGGAACAATGACCATATCTATTTTTGAACCTTTCCTTCAATCAACAATTGAAACTGAGAAGGCAATGGCAGCATTTCAG attattGTATTAGCTAAAGTCATTATAGATGTGGACCATATTACTTTGTTTGCAAGAGGTGTTACTATTTTAGTTGATAGTCTGTATTCAGTTCAGACCTCTACAATTATCTTGACAG GGAATTTAATAGCTACCTTGGTTCAATCTAGAAGTGGTATTCCAGCAGCATTTACCACATTAGGAACAATCCAACGTCTCTGCTACCATTTGTACTCAGGAACAGAAGag gtTCGAGCAGCTTGCTCCTGTGCTCTCGGCTACTTAACTTACAATGCAAATGCTTTCCGCATCCTATTAAAGGAATGCAGGAATAAACCTAATCAGTTCCTCCGTTTAACAAATAATATCAGCAGAGATGCAAGTATTAACCcagcatttttaaaggaatttcaaaTGCAACAAACAGTGGGACTTCCTTCTTTAAG